From the genome of Hyalangium ruber, one region includes:
- a CDS encoding LysM peptidoglycan-binding domain-containing protein: protein MRIATNEIPKSFQKVNSPISTAAATAPLASRSSLPADGFEASQSIGTRSTARVDAFQATGTVYTVRAGDTLSGIAQRFGTTVDALSRANSITNPDRIYVGQQLSIPSGTPTTPTPPPSTPSTYTVRAGDTLSGIAQRFGTTVDALMRTNGLSNPDRIYVGQTLTLPGGTSAPTPPTTPTTPGTPSTGPLSNAPNHTFTLQELWPTIERYGTQYGFDPKILAGMVFQESSFKNHIVHLDGTGHGLLGYDDNGLLGEFEAWVRTTQPGQQNFYAGRGANAVSIPPEWQLEFAAKKLADFSRAYGGPHAAARAWHRGPGGMNDWRGQQYEQLIRSHVQTLFPGGQTPTVPSTPTSPPAGAGLPTTLQEANRFFLTQWGPTASNSGGNPYGFNDCGPTSGVMALAALGLMTPATAQTASSSIDRVRDAVLGYDSTYSTRMGTSQLAQGLRALGARTTTLSGPVVSAVDQALARGNPVILGGYGAWSAWGSSQLEVGNYLNGRDPGGHFITVLGKTPEGQYLVGDPLVRGGTLTVSAQQLATFYGGNGFGILEVSRPAAA from the coding sequence ATGCGTATCGCCACGAACGAGATTCCCAAGTCTTTCCAGAAGGTTAACTCGCCCATTTCGACTGCCGCCGCGACTGCTCCCCTCGCCTCCCGGAGCAGCCTGCCCGCGGACGGCTTCGAAGCATCCCAATCAATTGGTACGCGTTCCACGGCACGCGTTGACGCGTTCCAGGCCACGGGCACGGTCTACACGGTGCGCGCGGGAGACACGCTCTCGGGCATTGCCCAGCGCTTCGGCACCACGGTGGACGCGCTCTCTCGGGCCAACAGCATCACCAACCCCGACCGCATCTACGTGGGCCAGCAGCTCAGCATCCCGAGCGGCACGCCGACGACGCCCACCCCGCCTCCGAGCACGCCTTCCACGTACACGGTGCGCGCCGGAGACACGCTCTCGGGCATCGCCCAGCGCTTCGGCACCACGGTGGATGCGCTGATGCGCACCAACGGGCTGTCCAACCCCGACCGCATCTACGTGGGCCAGACGCTCACCCTGCCGGGCGGCACCTCGGCGCCGACTCCACCCACGACGCCGACGACGCCGGGCACGCCCAGCACGGGGCCGCTCTCCAACGCGCCCAACCACACGTTCACGCTCCAGGAGCTGTGGCCGACGATCGAGCGCTACGGCACCCAGTACGGCTTTGATCCGAAGATCCTGGCCGGCATGGTCTTCCAGGAGTCGAGCTTCAAGAACCACATCGTCCACCTGGATGGCACGGGCCATGGCCTGCTGGGCTACGACGACAACGGCCTGCTGGGAGAGTTCGAGGCGTGGGTGCGCACCACGCAGCCGGGCCAGCAGAACTTCTACGCCGGGCGCGGCGCCAACGCGGTGAGCATCCCGCCCGAGTGGCAGCTGGAGTTCGCCGCCAAGAAGCTGGCCGACTTCTCGCGGGCCTACGGCGGCCCGCACGCCGCGGCGCGCGCGTGGCACCGAGGCCCGGGAGGCATGAACGACTGGCGCGGCCAGCAGTACGAGCAGCTCATCCGCAGCCACGTGCAGACGCTCTTCCCGGGCGGCCAGACTCCGACCGTGCCCAGCACGCCCACCTCGCCCCCCGCAGGCGCGGGCCTGCCCACCACGCTCCAGGAGGCCAACCGCTTCTTCCTCACCCAGTGGGGCCCCACTGCCTCCAACAGCGGAGGCAACCCCTACGGATTCAATGACTGTGGCCCGACCTCCGGGGTGATGGCGCTGGCGGCGCTGGGGCTGATGACTCCGGCCACGGCGCAGACGGCCTCCTCCTCCATCGACCGAGTGCGCGACGCGGTGCTCGGCTACGACAGCACGTACTCCACGCGCATGGGCACCTCGCAGCTCGCCCAGGGCCTGCGGGCGCTCGGGGCGCGGACGACGACGCTGTCTGGTCCGGTGGTGAGCGCGGTGGATCAGGCGCTCGCGCGCGGCAACCCGGTCATCCTCGGCGGCTACGGCGCCTGGAGCGCCTGGGGCTCCAGCCAGCTCGAAGTCGGCAACTACCTCAACGGGCGCGACCCGGGCGGCCACTTCATCACCGTGCTCGGCAAGACGCCCGAGGGCCAGTACCTCGTCGGGGATCCGCTGGTGCGCGGCGGCACCCTCACCGTGAGCGCCCAGCAGCTCGCCACCTTCTACGGCGGCAACGGCTTCGGCATCCTCGAGGTGTCCCGCCCCGCGGCGGCCTGA